The nucleotide sequence GCCCGCCAACCGAGGCGATGCAGACAACGCGACACTCGTTGATGGATCGCCGTTGCCACAGGACCGATTGCTGGACAACTGGCCGTTGCAAGTTTGATGGTCCGGCGGGAAAATGTCGGGTTTGAAGATTGGAACATAGCCAACCGCTGGTGTCTGATCTTGTCGCGACGCGATCGACATCCGCTCGCCCACCGCCCCTCCCCCCTGACGCATCCCACCTTTTTGCCGAGCTGTCTGAATGAATCAAGACCCGGAGAATGTCCCCAACGAATCCTCGACCACTGAATCCTCGACCACTGAATCCTCGAGCACAAAAATCTCGACCAGCGAATCCGTAACGCCGCCACAACGACCGAATTGGATCACCGACATGCGGACCAGCGAAGACTGGTGGGCGATCTGGTGCGGCGGCACATTGTTATTGATCTGTATGGCAGCGGTTTGGCTGGGCCGGCCGGTTGGCTTGGAAGAAAGCATTGCGGCCGGTGAGCCGATGGAGGTGGTCAGCCCGCTGAAAGCGTTCTTGGCCAAGCCGGGCGGTTGGTCGGTCAATCCGCTGGCCGGGTTGGCGGGCAACTGGATCGGAATGGCCGGTGCTCTTGTCACGATCGGCGTGTTGTTCGCCTTGGCGATGCAGTTGCGAGGTCGATCGGCCAAACAGTTTTTGGTGGCCTTTCCGGCGGTGTTTGCTCTGGCGGCTTTGGCCTATGTGATGGCCGGCCAGGAAGTCCTGAAGTCTTACAACCTGGAATACGCGCTGTGGGCATTGCTGGTCGGTTTGGTGATCAGCAACACCGTGGGCACGCCGGAGTTTTTGCGGCCAGCGATTTTGACGGAGTTCTTTATCAAGACGGGCTTGGTCCTGTTGGGGGCGGAAGTCTTGATGAGCCGTTTGTTAGCGTTGGGAGTGCCCGGCGTGTTCGTCGCTTGGGTGGTGACACCGGTCGTGTTGATTTCCACGTATTTGTTTGGGCAAAAGGTTTTGAAGGTTCCCTCCAAATCACTGAACATGGTGATTTCTGCGGACTTGTCCGTTTGCGGGGTTTCGGCGGCGATTGCGACTGCGGCGTCGTGCAAAGCCAAAAAGGAAGAATTGTCGCTGGCGATCGGTCTGTCGCTAAGCTTCACCGTCATCATGATGGTCGTTTTGCCGGCGATCATAAAAGCGGTCGGGATGGATCCGATTCTGGGCGGCGCTTGGCTGGGCGGGACGATCGATTCAACTGGTGCGGTGGCCGCGGCGGGCGCCGTGCTGGGCGATGATGCGTTGGAAGTTGCCGCGACGGTGAAGATGATTCAAAACATTTTGATCGGCGTTACGGCATTTTGTGTCGCCGTGTATTGGGTGACCTACGTCGAACGCGATCCGGCCGGACCGCGTGTCGGTGTCTCCGAAATCTGGTACCGCTTTCCCAAGTTCGTCTTGGGCTTCATCGCGATGTCGATCTTGTTTTCGATTCTGTACGCGACACTGCCCGCCGGACCGGAGTTGGTCAATGCGATGATCAAAGGTTCGACCAAAACACTGCGTGGCTGGTTCTTCTGCCTTGCTTTCGTATGTATCGGGCTGGAAACGAACTTTCGTCAATTGTTGCCACAACTGAAGGGCGGCAAACCGTTGATTCTGTACGTGTGCGGACAGTCGCTGAACTTGGTTTTGACCTTGGTCATGGCGTACCTGATGTTCAAAGTCGTTTTCCCAACGGCGGCCACACCCTGATGCGATTGACGAACAGCCTTCGACGGCCGGCCATCCGGCGACGTTTGATGCTGGGCATTGCGGTAACGGTGCTGGCAACGATTTGGTTGGTGGTGCTGCCTGCCGTGGCCAAACGTCCAGCCGTCCGGCAACGCGTTCAATGGCTCAAGAGCGAAGGGATCGATCCCAGCGCCATGTACTACACCGAGTTGGATAGGATGGAGTGGATCCTGCAGCAACGACGGGCCGAAGAATTGGCCGGCCGGTCGACAGGATTCCCGCCTGCCACCATCCAACCCACCGGTGAATGATGAAACGACGAAGCTTTTTGCAAGCAGCCGCGGCGACCAGCGTTGCCACCGCAGCAAATCTGCGAAACGCCACGGCGGACACCGCCGGCGAAAAATCCAAACACAAAGTTGAACGTGTCGGCATCGGTGCCATCGGCATGCGATACCAGGGATCGGTAATCGCCGAAAAAGCAAGGCTTTATGGAGACATCGTTCGCATCGCTGACGTGGATCGGCATGTCCGCGAACAGGCCCGCGCCAGTTTCGGCAGCACGCCCAAGATCAGCGAAGATTATCAAGAACTGTTGGCCGACAAGAACGTCGACGTGGTGCTGATCGGCGCGCCGGATCACTGGCATGCCAAGATGCTGATCGATGCCGTGCGGGCGGGCAAAGACGTCTATTGCGAAAAACCGTTGACGTTGACCATCGACGAAGGCAAAGTCATTCGCGATGTGGCAGCGTCCCATGATCGTGTGATCCAGGTCGGAACGTGGCAGCGAAACGATTCGCGTTTTCGCTTGGCCGCCGAAATGGTGCGCGCCGGACGCATCGGAAAATTACGCCGCGTGACCTGCACCACGGACAAGAACCCCAGCGGTGGGCCGTTTCAACCGGTTCCCGTTCCCAGCCACTTGAATTGGGATCTTTGGCTGGGCCAGGCACCCCGCGTGCCCTATGTCGCCGAGCGGTGTCACTACACGTTTCGCTGGTGGTACGAGTACGCCGGTGGAAAAATGACCGACTGGGGAGCCCACCATGTCGACATCGCACAGTGGGCCATCGGATCGCTGCCGACGCAGATCGAGACGCGTGCCAAGCTTCCCAGCATCGCCGACGGTTACAACGTCGCCACCGATTTCGAAGCTGATATCCAATACCAGAACGGTGTTCAATTACTCGTTCGTGACATCGGTCGACGTGGCATCTTGTTCGAAGGCGACCGCGGACGTTTGTTCGTCAATCGCAGCGTTTTGGACGGAGCTCCGGTGCAGCGACTGGAAACCGATCCGCTGCCCCGCGAAATGTACAGGCTGTATGATGACGATAATCTGCAGCGTCCACTGCGTGCGGGCAAATTGGACGCGATCATCAACCACATGGGCAACTTCTTTGACTGTGTCCATTCCCGCCGGACACCGATCTCGGACGTGGAGAGTCAACACCGCAGCGCCACGACATGCCACTTGGCTAATTTGTCGATGCGACTGGGGCGTTCGTTGACTTGGGATCCGGTCGCGGAAAACTTTGGTGATGATTCAGCGGCCAACGACATGATGCGACGTCCGCAACGCAGCGGATTCGAAGTCGTCTGAACCGCCAAGCGGTCCATCGCGTCGACAAACTTCGGTTCACCACTCCCCACGCCTTGATACTCTGATTCCAAATGCCTGAACGCCCCCAAGTCTTGATCATCATTGGTGATGCCAGCGAAACGTTGGACACGATGTATCCGTATTACCGTTTGATCGAAGCGGGGATGCAGCCCGTGGTCGCCGCGCCAGAAAAACGCCGCTACCAAATGGTGATGCATGAAGTGAAACCCGGTTGGACGATCACCAAGGAATGGGAAGGCTACACGATCCAGGCGGACATCACATTCGCCGAAATCGAACCCGACGATTACGCCGGCATCATGTTTTCGGGCGGGCGAGCACCGGAATACATCCGTTACGACCAGGACTTGGTTCGCGTGACGAAGGCATTTTTCGCGGCGGAAAAACCGATCGCCAGTGTCTGTCACGGTGTTGAAATTCCTGCGTACGCGGATTGTGTACGTGGTCGGCGGATGGCGACCGTTCCTAAATGCCAATTCGATCTGGAGGTGTGTGGCGGAATTTTCGTCGATGAACCCTGTGTCGTTGATGGAAATTTGGTCAGCGGACGGACCTTTCACGACAACGGACATTACCTGGGCCCATGGATCGAAATGCTGGTCAAGGCCACAAGTGGATCGGGAACCGTCGCGTCGTCTTGATTGCATCGTCGTCGGTGGTTGGTTGATTCCGTCGTTTCGCGATCGCGGGGGCGTCACCGGCGGGCCGTGCGGGCGACGACGGCGTTTCGTTTCATCAGACGTGGTTGATCATTTTTGTGTTTCTTCAGGAGGTTGACATGACCGTGCTTAAATATGGCGTTGGCGTTGCATTGTTGGTCGTCTCGTTTATCAGTTTGGGTGCCAGTCGCGTGATGGCTCAGCGTGGTGCCGGGGGCAGCGGTGACCGAATTCCCGGCGACGTTGAACTGGAAAAGGGCCCCGTTGCACTGGACGACTTTGAACGCAACGCGTTGTCCGTTTTAGATGACATTGGCAAGAACCAGCGTTTCCGAAATGTGCCCCAGCACGACGGCCGGTTGTTGCGGATCATGACGCAGTCGATCAACGCCCAGCACGTGGTGGAACTGGGCACTTCGACGGGCATCTCCGGCATCTGGATCGGCTTGGGGCTACGGCAGACCGGCGGCAAGCTGACGACGTACGAAATTGACGCCGATCGTGCTCGCACCGCACGTGAAAATTTTCAGCGGGCGGGGCTGTCCGACGTCATCAATTTGGTCGAAGGCGACGCACATGTCGAACTGAAAAAGCTGACCGGGACCGTGGACATGATCTTCCTGGACGCGGACAAGGAAGGCTATATCGATTACCTGAACACGTTGATGCCGATGTTGCGTCCGGGCGGGTTGATTTTGGCACACAACATCAATCCGCGGATGGCACACCCGCCGTTTATGGAAGCGATCACGACAAATCCAAACTTGGAAACCGTCGTCCGTGGCGGCATGTCGATTTCGCTGAAGAAGAAATAGCCGGCAACGTTTCGGCGCATTGATTGCACGCTTGGTCGAGACGGATGATGCCCCTTCATCCGTCTCGACTTTTTTCGTGACTTCCCCCCCCCCACAAAGCAGGAGTGCAATCATGCGTCATCCGTTCATCGAAGATCAATGGAAACAACTGTGTGATCGCGTCAATCAAACGGCTGAACATTTGGCCGGTGATCAAGACGACGTTGCCAGTGCGTGGGCGCACCAAGTGGATCAGTTCGCCCAGCAAGACCCTCCGGGATCGTATCCCGACCTGCTGCGCCGCGTCGCTCAGGCGGCCGATCTGGCTTCGACCTGGCGCGACGATCAGGCACACGGTGCCGGAACGTCGGGATCCGCCACGGATCGCCCGGTGACGTCCGATCCTGTCGAATCGGAAGATTGGGTGACCGAAGCGGGAATGGAATCGTTCCCGGCAAGCGACCCGCCGTCTTGGACGTCGGCCGCGGTCTAGTCGGCCAGCGTTCCCAACCCAGGACCCTGGCGATCCGTTTTGAAGTTAAGCATTTACCTGAGCCATTGGTTTTTTTGGTAACCCGAAGCGTGAGCGAGGCGATGTCAACATCATTTTTTCCGCGCTGACGCGTCGGGTTACCAGAAAGAGGCAACATCGAATGCGATCGGCGAGGTGCCGCGAATATTCTGTGACAAAGTCGTCCAAAGGGCCGAACATCGATGCGTGACAAACTGTCTCAGTTGCCAGTCATCACACGCATCCCTTCAACGCCCATGTGGCACCCACTGAAATGACCACCATCGACTTGATACGCAGGTTGCATCAGCATCGAACTTGGACCAATCAACAACTGTTGGCCTCGGTCGGCCAAGTCGCCGAAGTACGATTGCACACCTCGCTGTCGATCGGTCAGGGAAGCATTTGGAAAACGTTGGTCCATTTGATGGCCGCGGAATACGTTTGGTTGGAAGCTTTGCAGGGGAACGAAGATCCCGTGATGCCGGGAGACGTTCGCGGACGCTTGCCGGGAAACCAGCAAGGCGACGGAGCGGTCGAAAACTTGGCCGACCTGAGGCATCGTTGGAACGATCTGGACCGACGTTGGGCGGACTATCTGGCCGGGCTGACCGACGATGACCTGCAGCGTCCCGTGATCAAGGTCAGCACCAGTTCGCACAACGGGACGCGTCACGCATGTCCTCGCGCCGACGTTTTGATGCACGTCTGTACGCACGCCCAGTACACGTCCGCGCAACTGGTCAACATGCTGCGTCAGTTGGGTGTGGACACGTTGCCGGACGTGATGTTGATCACGTTGGCAAGACATGAACACGATTGTCAGGTCCAGTCGACCGAACCGGCCTTTGGCTGCACGGCCATGCCGTCCGTCGCGGTTGCCGGCAGCGTCGCCGGATAGACTTGGTAGCGTCGCCGGATAGATGCGAAACGCGTGTCTCCGAGCACGTGTCGATCCGCGATCCGTGTTGCATCATCGGTTCCGATACAATGGGCGACCGCTTCAGTTCTGTTCCATGCGGGACAGCGTTCGGCCGCCCATTGATCGGGATGCAATTCCAAGATGCTCGGGTCCATTCATCGATCGATGCCTGCAGTATCGGTCTGTCTTTTCTTCGGCACCGGGTTGGCGTCCGCGGACACGGTGACGCAGCGTCCCAATGTCGTGCTGATCTTGGCCGACGACTTGGGCTATTCGGATCTCGGATGTTATGGCGGCGAGATCCAAACGCCGCGCCTGGATCAACTTGCCAAGAACGGTTTGCGGTTCGCCCGTTTCTACAATTCACATAAGTGCGAACCCACGCGTGCATCGCTTGTCAGTGGCCAATATTGGCACGATTGTGGGTTGGGCATCCAAACCGGGCTAACCATGGGACAGGCCATGCGGGCGCAAGGTTATTCGACGATCGCGGTCGGCAAATGGCACTTGATTGGCAACCCCGTCGATCGAGGTTTCGACCATTACTTTGGACATCTGAGCGGCGCCAGCAATTACTTCAAAGGTCATCCATCGCACCGGTTGTATGACCAACCGTTTCAGCCCAAGGATGATCGCTTCTATACGACCGACGCCAACGCTGATTATGCGATCGAGTTCATCCAAAAGGCCCGCCTAGACAATCCCGACCAGCCGTTCTTTGTCTATCTAGCGTTCAATGCACCGCATGGTCCGCTGCAGGCTTGGCCCGATGATGTTGCACGCTATCGCGGAAAATACAAAACCGGTTGGGATCAATTGCGTCGGGATCGACACCGACGGCAACTGCAAATGGGGCTGGTGCGAAACGAATGGTCTTTGCCGCGGCGACCGCACACGATTCCGGCGTGGGATGAACTGTCTGCGGAAGACCAGGACTTTGAAGACCTGCGGTTCAGCACCTATGCCGCGATGGTCGATCGAATGGACCAAGCCATCGGACGTGTGGTGGATCACTTGCGTGAAAGCGATCAACTGGACAACACACTGGTTCTATTCTTAAGCGACAACGGTGCCTCGCCATACGATCGTGGCCGTCGTGGGACGCCGCCTGACGGTGATTCGGCATGGGAGTATGGTGCCGGTTGGGCCCACCTGAGCAACACGCCGTTTCGTCACTACAAACGAAATGTTTTCAATGGGGGCAGTTGCACGCCGTTGATTGCGCACTGGCCGGCCGGCATGACGGCCACGCCCGGCAGCATCACCGATCAACCGGGACACATCATTGATCTGATGGCCACGCTGATCGACGTCAGCGGTGGTCGATGGCCGCAACAGGCGGACGGTCAGCCGCTGCGTCCGTTGCCGGGCAAGTCGCTGGTGCCGATCTTTCAGGGAAAGCAACGGCGTCCACACGACGCACTCTATTTTCACTTGTTCGATCACCGCGCAATCATCGCCGGGGATTGGAAGCTGGCTTCGGATTGGAGTCGCCCCTGGCAGCTGTTCGATCTTCGGCATGACCGCACCGAGACCAATGACTTGGCGTCCAGCATGCCAGACAAAGTCGCGGAACTACAATCGCGGTGGGATGACTGGTTTCCCGATTCGATGAATTCGAAACTGCGCAGCGCGGGGAACGAACCGGTGTACCGGTCACTGGGAGATACATCCGGCGGTGAAGGCAAAACAAGTGCCGCAAAGGCGACCAAGCAAAAAGGCAGAAGCAAACCATCGGGCAAATCACGCGTCAGCGAAGTTGATGGCGTACGTGCACGCGTCGGAACGACGATCACGTTAGAAGACGGCGTCGTGGTGATGCAGTGCCGCGGGGATGATCCGGGTTTGGCGATCGACCGGGTGGGCATCGGCCAGCGCGTCGGGCCGTTTGTGCTGCGGATGACCGTCCGCAGCGATTCCAGCGGCCAAGGTCATGTGTTTTGGACACGCGACCAAGCCACGAAGCTGCCCAGCGGGAAACGGTTGCCCATCGATGTCGTTCACGATCAACAATGGCATGATCTCACGGTCCGATTGGAATCCGATGCGGGATCCGAAACACAGGTGATCGGAATTCGAGTCGACTTGTGCGAAGGCCCGGGGCGTGTCGAAATCAAAGACTTGCGTTTGGAAGACACCGACGGCAACGTATTGAAACGGTGGCCGTCGCGGTGAAGCGATGCACCCTGTCAGTCGTGGTCGTCGTCTGTCGTGGTCGTCCCGCTTGTTTCGGCCCGATCGTCGACGGACTAAGATGATCGCGCGGTCGCGACCGTCACGCTTGTGCAAGCTGATGAAGGCCGGCCATCCCGCCCACCACTGCCACATTCCCACCTCCCATGGCCTTATTGAAGGACCTTTCCATGATGCGACGTTTCTTGTTTGCGGCGATCGTGTCGCTGACGCTGATCTGCATGTTCGCCAACAGTGCGACGGCGGATAACGCACAGCGGCCCAACGTGTTGATGATCGCGGTCGATGATTTGAATCATTGGCTGACCTTCATGGGACGCAACCCACAGGCACAAACGCCCAACTTTGATCGATTGGCCAAGATGGGCACCGCGTTCACACAGGCTTACTGTGCAGTGCCCGCATGCGAACCGTCGCGGTGCGCTTTGATGGGGGGCCGCCGTCCGTGGGTGACCGGGTGTTATAAGAATGGCGATAAATGGAAAACACACCAACCGGCCGGTGATGGCTTGTCGGCTCAGTTTCTAAAGGCCGGCTATTATGTCGCCGGTGCTGGCAAAATTTATCACAGCATGGACTATCACGAGTCCGAGTGGACCGAATACATGTCCAAGAGCGGGTTCACGCTGAACGGCCCGAACGTCGATAAGATGGACGGGTACCACGTCGACAAAATCCATCCGAACTTGAAAGACGACGACCTGATCGATTGGCACAGCACCAACTACATCATCGATCGTTTGGACCGTGATGACGACCAGCCATTCTTTTTGGCGTTGGGTTTGTACAAGCCTCACTTGCCGTTCGTGGTTCCGCGAAAGTACTACGATGCGTTCCCTTTGGAATCGATCCAGTTGCCGCCGCACCGCGAAGACGACTTGGATGACCTGCCGCCCGCGGCCGTGAAGATGGCACGCAACGGGGATCATGCAAAGTTTTTAAAGAGCGGTCGTTGGAAAGCCGCCATTCAATCGTATCTGGCGACTTGTGCCTATACCGATATGAATCTGGGCCGTCTACTTGATGCGTTTGAAAAAAGTCCTGAGCGGGACAACACCATCGTCGTGCTGTGGACCGACCATGGTTGGTCGTTCGGCGAAAAGGAACACTGGCGTAAGTTCGCGCTTTGGGAAGAACCGACGCGAACGCCGATGATTTGGGTCGTTCCCGGAATGACCAAGCCGGCGACCCGATGCGAACGCACGGTTGACCTCATGAGCGTCTATCCGACGTTGTGTCAATTGGCCGGGATCCCCAAGCCCGGGCACGTCAGCGGGTACGACATCACGCCGCTGTTGGAAGATCCGTCCGCATCCTGGGGTTACCCCGCGATCACCACGCATGGGTATGAAAACCACACCGTGCGGACGCAACAACATCGCTACATTCGCTATGCCAACGGTGATGAAGAATTGTACGACAGCGTTGCCGATCCTTATGAGTGGAAGAACCTGGCAAACGATCCGGCGTTTGATTCGGTCAAGAAGGACTTGGCCGAGTGGTTGCCCAGCGATGCGGTCAAACCGAAACGGAAGAAATGATTCAGTCGACGCCTGCGGTGATCAGTTCCGATCGAAATGATTGCCAGAACGCCATGTCGCGCTGAAAGCGGTCCGACGGGATCTGGCTGCGAAAGGCGTTCAGGTAATCGATCATGTCTTCGGTCGCCCCGCGATACGAATAGTCTTCGCTGGCCATCGGGTTGATCCAATCGGGATCGCCGGGCTGGCGAAAATGCGAAAACGTGCCGTCCGGTTTCACCACGGCATTGGACGTCAGCACCGGCAACTTCATGTGCAGCATGTGCATCATGCGTTCGCTTTCGTCCATGTCCGCGGTCGCGTTTTCCCACGCGGTGACGACATCCAGTGGCGTCTGGCTGTCTGGAAAGCGAATGCCGTATGCCTTGCCGGATTCGGTCAGCCCGTCGTTGTCCAGGTCGATCTGTGCGGCCGGCGGTAACAGCAGGTTCAGTGCGCCTTCTTCGCTTAACGATGACACGCGAATCGGTTCGGCCAGCGCATGAATCTGGCGGACCGCTTCCATCTGGTCATCGGACAGTTGGTTCAGAAAGCCGATCGGATCGACATAGCCTGCCGACTCCGACGCTTGGACCATGACGTTCGCAAAAGTCTGGCCGAGTTGCTGTCGGTTTTCGGTTTGTCGGTACCGTCCCAGCGATTCGTTGCGGTACCACTGGTCCCAGGCTTCGGCGATCCCCGGTGTCTGCCCGTCGATCGCGTCCGGCGTTTCCGCGCTGGCGTAGCCGTCGCGCCCGGCGGCTTCCAACACTTGGTCGAACACGTTTTGGACCAGATGGTCGTTGGTGCGTCGCCGTTGATCAAAGGTCACAAACCCGGTCGCCGATTGATCGATCCTCATCACAGCCCCGTCAATGTTTGGTGGCATTCCCGTGGGCGTTATCGGACGCCGGATCGCGGCGGCTTGAGTCCGCTGTGTCGGGT is from Crateriforma conspicua and encodes:
- a CDS encoding DinB family protein, yielding MTTIDLIRRLHQHRTWTNQQLLASVGQVAEVRLHTSLSIGQGSIWKTLVHLMAAEYVWLEALQGNEDPVMPGDVRGRLPGNQQGDGAVENLADLRHRWNDLDRRWADYLAGLTDDDLQRPVIKVSTSSHNGTRHACPRADVLMHVCTHAQYTSAQLVNMLRQLGVDTLPDVMLITLARHEHDCQVQSTEPAFGCTAMPSVAVAGSVAG
- a CDS encoding O-methyltransferase, coding for MTVLKYGVGVALLVVSFISLGASRVMAQRGAGGSGDRIPGDVELEKGPVALDDFERNALSVLDDIGKNQRFRNVPQHDGRLLRIMTQSINAQHVVELGTSTGISGIWIGLGLRQTGGKLTTYEIDADRARTARENFQRAGLSDVINLVEGDAHVELKKLTGTVDMIFLDADKEGYIDYLNTLMPMLRPGGLILAHNINPRMAHPPFMEAITTNPNLETVVRGGMSISLKKK
- a CDS encoding DJ-1/PfpI family protein codes for the protein MPERPQVLIIIGDASETLDTMYPYYRLIEAGMQPVVAAPEKRRYQMVMHEVKPGWTITKEWEGYTIQADITFAEIEPDDYAGIMFSGGRAPEYIRYDQDLVRVTKAFFAAEKPIASVCHGVEIPAYADCVRGRRMATVPKCQFDLEVCGGIFVDEPCVVDGNLVSGRTFHDNGHYLGPWIEMLVKATSGSGTVASS
- a CDS encoding sulfatase, with the protein product MFANSATADNAQRPNVLMIAVDDLNHWLTFMGRNPQAQTPNFDRLAKMGTAFTQAYCAVPACEPSRCALMGGRRPWVTGCYKNGDKWKTHQPAGDGLSAQFLKAGYYVAGAGKIYHSMDYHESEWTEYMSKSGFTLNGPNVDKMDGYHVDKIHPNLKDDDLIDWHSTNYIIDRLDRDDDQPFFLALGLYKPHLPFVVPRKYYDAFPLESIQLPPHREDDLDDLPPAAVKMARNGDHAKFLKSGRWKAAIQSYLATCAYTDMNLGRLLDAFEKSPERDNTIVVLWTDHGWSFGEKEHWRKFALWEEPTRTPMIWVVPGMTKPATRCERTVDLMSVYPTLCQLAGIPKPGHVSGYDITPLLEDPSASWGYPAITTHGYENHTVRTQQHRYIRYANGDEELYDSVADPYEWKNLANDPAFDSVKKDLAEWLPSDAVKPKRKK
- a CDS encoding Gfo/Idh/MocA family protein; translated protein: MMKRRSFLQAAAATSVATAANLRNATADTAGEKSKHKVERVGIGAIGMRYQGSVIAEKARLYGDIVRIADVDRHVREQARASFGSTPKISEDYQELLADKNVDVVLIGAPDHWHAKMLIDAVRAGKDVYCEKPLTLTIDEGKVIRDVAASHDRVIQVGTWQRNDSRFRLAAEMVRAGRIGKLRRVTCTTDKNPSGGPFQPVPVPSHLNWDLWLGQAPRVPYVAERCHYTFRWWYEYAGGKMTDWGAHHVDIAQWAIGSLPTQIETRAKLPSIADGYNVATDFEADIQYQNGVQLLVRDIGRRGILFEGDRGRLFVNRSVLDGAPVQRLETDPLPREMYRLYDDDNLQRPLRAGKLDAIINHMGNFFDCVHSRRTPISDVESQHRSATTCHLANLSMRLGRSLTWDPVAENFGDDSAANDMMRRPQRSGFEVV
- a CDS encoding YeiH family protein, with the protein product MNQDPENVPNESSTTESSTTESSSTKISTSESVTPPQRPNWITDMRTSEDWWAIWCGGTLLLICMAAVWLGRPVGLEESIAAGEPMEVVSPLKAFLAKPGGWSVNPLAGLAGNWIGMAGALVTIGVLFALAMQLRGRSAKQFLVAFPAVFALAALAYVMAGQEVLKSYNLEYALWALLVGLVISNTVGTPEFLRPAILTEFFIKTGLVLLGAEVLMSRLLALGVPGVFVAWVVTPVVLISTYLFGQKVLKVPSKSLNMVISADLSVCGVSAAIATAASCKAKKEELSLAIGLSLSFTVIMMVVLPAIIKAVGMDPILGGAWLGGTIDSTGAVAAAGAVLGDDALEVAATVKMIQNILIGVTAFCVAVYWVTYVERDPAGPRVGVSEIWYRFPKFVLGFIAMSILFSILYATLPAGPELVNAMIKGSTKTLRGWFFCLAFVCIGLETNFRQLLPQLKGGKPLILYVCGQSLNLVLTLVMAYLMFKVVFPTAATP
- a CDS encoding arylsulfatase, whose product is MPAVSVCLFFGTGLASADTVTQRPNVVLILADDLGYSDLGCYGGEIQTPRLDQLAKNGLRFARFYNSHKCEPTRASLVSGQYWHDCGLGIQTGLTMGQAMRAQGYSTIAVGKWHLIGNPVDRGFDHYFGHLSGASNYFKGHPSHRLYDQPFQPKDDRFYTTDANADYAIEFIQKARLDNPDQPFFVYLAFNAPHGPLQAWPDDVARYRGKYKTGWDQLRRDRHRRQLQMGLVRNEWSLPRRPHTIPAWDELSAEDQDFEDLRFSTYAAMVDRMDQAIGRVVDHLRESDQLDNTLVLFLSDNGASPYDRGRRGTPPDGDSAWEYGAGWAHLSNTPFRHYKRNVFNGGSCTPLIAHWPAGMTATPGSITDQPGHIIDLMATLIDVSGGRWPQQADGQPLRPLPGKSLVPIFQGKQRRPHDALYFHLFDHRAIIAGDWKLASDWSRPWQLFDLRHDRTETNDLASSMPDKVAELQSRWDDWFPDSMNSKLRSAGNEPVYRSLGDTSGGEGKTSAAKATKQKGRSKPSGKSRVSEVDGVRARVGTTITLEDGVVVMQCRGDDPGLAIDRVGIGQRVGPFVLRMTVRSDSSGQGHVFWTRDQATKLPSGKRLPIDVVHDQQWHDLTVRLESDAGSETQVIGIRVDLCEGPGRVEIKDLRLEDTDGNVLKRWPSR